From a region of the Argiope bruennichi chromosome 8, qqArgBrue1.1, whole genome shotgun sequence genome:
- the LOC129981608 gene encoding probable glutamate receptor has product MMSRQFKVRYSKWPPWSLDIPVENGTKLDGVLKDVLGALSYSLKFQFEIRPQIDHQYGSLQPDGNFSGMLGALQKKEVDIAGPFVASEQRAMVTDFTNCLGFSKLGIITGIKSADRNMFLYANVFSWQVWLSLLMTIIGLAFVAALIYNVTVKGWKDDQVSLLSRYFWVFWSYLIGHDGGTTNHWALVHIWNLQSFRILLAAWLLGPVINSLFSFQGSITSTFAITKMRPVIADLDELTKKTSIIPVLSRGSAVQICFMASPDHTHLWKRMKNNMIIFSPETVEETMKKIEKGTHVLIVDYIYALTLASDYVKRRGRCTIQVEELLFCQNFIALGLRKGIPRKTLKNINLRLTYIIQAKLTDRWLNRVFPNYTHCTKQPQEDIKPLSITDILGGFLIWGIGIVCSILFLLTEIFEKRRKRREKKSSSATSIIPNEDLERRAAKYRPKFMNYCL; this is encoded by the exons aTGATGAGTCGACAATTTAAAGTACGATATTCAAAG TGGCCACCTTGGTCTTTGGATATTCCTGTTGAAAATGGAACAAAATTGGACGGTGTGCTCAAAGATGTATTAGGAGCTTtaagttattcattaaaatttca ATTTGAAATACGGCCTCAAATCGATCATCAGTATGGATCGCTGCAACCAGATGGTAATTTCAGTGGAATGCTTGGagctttacaaaaaaaa GAGGTTGATATAGCTGGTCCTTTCGTTGCCTCTGAGCAAAGAGCGATGGTTACAGATTTCACTAATTGCTTGGGATTTTCAAAACTAGGAATCATCACTGGCATTAAGTCTGCGGACAGGAACATGTTCCTTTATGCCAATGTGTTTTCTTGGCAG GTATGGCTTTCTCTTTTAATGACCATCATTGGCCTGGCGTTTGTTGCAGCTTTGATTTACAACGTGACTGTCAAAGGCTGGAAAGACGATCAAGTATCATTACTGTCACGATATTTCTGGGTATTTTGGAGCTATCTGATTGGTCATG ATGGCGGCACCACTAATCACTGGGCTCTTGTTCACATTTGGAACTTGCAATCATTCCGAATTCTCTTGGCCGCTTGGTTGCTCGGACCGGTCATCAACTCTTTGTTCTCCTTTCAAGGAAGTATAACATCCACTTTCGCCATAACAAAGATGAGACCAGTAATTGCTGACCTCGATGAGTTGACCAAGAAAACTAGCATCATACCTGTCTTAAGCAGAGGATCAGCGGTCCAAATCTGTTTCATG GCGAGTCCAGACCATACACATCTATGGAAGCGAATGAAAAATAACATGATCATATTTTCTCCTGAAACAGTGGAAGAAACCATGAAAAAAATCGAGAAAGGCACCCATGTCTTGATTGTCGATTACATTTATGCCCTGACACTGGCTTCTGATTACGTAAAGAGAAGAGGTCGGTGCACGATTCAAGTGGAAGAATTACTGTTTTGCCAAAACTTTATAGCTTTAGGCCTCCGTAAAGGTATACCGCGTAAAACACTGAAGAATATCAATTTGAG ATTAACCTACATTATACAAGCAAAGCTAACTGACAGATGGCTGAATCGTGTGTTTCCAAACTACACACACTGCACGAAGCAACCTCAAGAAGACATAAAACCTCTGAGCATCACGGATATCCTCGGCGGCTTCCTGATATGGGGTATAGGGATTGTCTGCTCGATTCTGTTCCTGCTCACGGAGATCTTTGAGAAGCGGAGAAAGAGGCGAGAAAAGAAATCCTCATCGGCCACATCGATTATTCCAAATGAAGACCTAGAGCGAAGAGCTGCAAAATATCGGCCGAAATTTATGAACTATTGCTTGTAA